Proteins from one Triticum aestivum cultivar Chinese Spring chromosome 7A, IWGSC CS RefSeq v2.1, whole genome shotgun sequence genomic window:
- the LOC123147193 gene encoding NEP1-interacting protein-like 1, which yields MDHWVPPSSSFSGVDAASSNPRCRFDEAWRACGRSGAAAVAAAWWALGALLTLVFAVVGSVVGFFIGACMGMSTESGMLRGAGVGALSGGVFCTEAVESCIEIWRSNESGKYSILFVLDIISSLFSGRIVWEKVSPALQRAVQSQMSSLSTPFIDNSDLFETSGTDGMSRDLIDKIPAIRFSTATGSDQETDESCCCSVCLQDFASRQYVRALPQCRHIFHVPCIDNWLQRNASCPLCRCGVHIVDHMHM from the exons ATGGATCATTGGgtgcctccttcttcttccttctctggcGTGGATGCGGCTTCTTCGAATCCTCGCTGCCGCTTCGATGAGGCGTGGAGAGCATGCGGGAGGTCCGGCGCCGCGGCTGTGGCGGCGGCCTGGTGGGCTCTCGGCGCGCTGCTCACCTTGGTCTTCGCCGTCG TGGGTTCGGTAGTTGGGTTCTTCATTGGTGCCTGCATGGGGATGTCCACCGAAAGTGGCATGCTCCGGGGTGCCGGTGTGGGAGCACTCTCCGGCGGGGTCTTCTGCACCGAGGCCGTTGAATCCTGCATCGAGATTTGGAGATCCAATGAATCCGGAAAATATAGCATTCTGTTTGTG CTTGACATCATCTCTAGCCTCTTCAGTGGACGAATTGTTTGGGAGAAGGTCAGCCCGGCACTGCAGCGTGCAGTGCaaagccag ATGAGTTCACTGAGTACACCATTCATCGACAACAGTGACCTTTTCGAGACCAGCGGTACGGATGGCATGTCAAGAGATCTGATCGACAAGATCCCAGCGATCAGGTTCAGCACCGCAACCGGTTCTGATCAGGAAACTGATGAGAGCTGCTGCTGTTCAGTGTGCCTTCAG GATTTCGCGTCGCGGCAATATGTGAGAGCTTTGCCTCAGTGCCGGCACATTTTCCATGTGCCATGCATCGACAACTGGCTTCAGAGAAACGCGTCCTGCCCACTGTGCAGGTGTGGTGTTCATATAGTAGACCATATGCATATGTAA